A stretch of the Schistocerca serialis cubense isolate TAMUIC-IGC-003099 chromosome 2, iqSchSeri2.2, whole genome shotgun sequence genome encodes the following:
- the LOC126457083 gene encoding uncharacterized protein LOC126457083: protein MLQGEASPHSEKLRVVEQGEASSPVETPRVVVYSQTPQGPLNLCLEEWPTLEQADVLERLELMRMAPVRQRRLEPMVIVYAQRGGGAAKSSKVFSFSNAAALASLRWKAPQTTRGVAEAGQSSGTVPPTTTKGK from the coding sequence ATGTTGCAGGGAGAGGCGTCACCACATTCGGAGAAGCTCAGGGTGGTGGAACAGGGAGAGGCGTCATCCCCTGTGGAGACGCCCAGGGTGGTGGTGTACTCCCAGACACCACAGGGCCCTCTCAATCTTTGCCTGGAAGAGTGGCCCACTCTCGAACAAGCCGACGTACTCGAGCGACTGGAGCTCATGCGGATGGCTCCGGTGAGGCAGAGACGATTAGAACCAATGGTTATTGTGTACGCCCAGCGTGGAGGGGGAGCCGCTAAATCTTCTAAGGTCTTCTCCTTCTCTAATGCTGCTGCGCTTGCTTCTCTGCGATGGAAGGCGCCACAAACAACACGCGGGGTAGCAGAAGCTGGACAGAGCAGCGGAACTGTGCCGCCGACAACCACTAAAG